One genomic region from Leptospiraceae bacterium encodes:
- a CDS encoding ATP-binding protein, giving the protein MNKNRFLASFIATDLRTKMVFIGGPRQVGKTTLAKAFISQQEQYLNWDFLEDRELIKQHKLNPELKIIVLDEIHKYIRWRTLVKGYFDKYRETLSIIVTGSARLDHSRKGGDSLQGRYYYYRLHPFSLPEADMEFRRETTLNLLKLGGFPEPFLSKDERNHRRWQRERVSRLIYEDLRDLENVKELSLLELLVDSLPGKVGFTLSINAIKEDLEVSPNTVSRWMDILERIYYCYRIAPFGSSRIRAIKKANKLYLWDWSEVESSGARFENMVAGHLLKYCHFKEDTEGYKMELNFLRDTDGREVDFIVLQDKKPIFAVECKTGEKGLSKHISYFKDRVKIPKFYQVHLGNTQYQVGENIYILPFEEFCKMENMV; this is encoded by the coding sequence ATGAATAAAAATCGCTTTCTCGCTTCTTTTATCGCAACAGATCTGCGAACAAAAATGGTTTTTATAGGAGGACCCAGACAGGTAGGAAAAACAACACTTGCTAAAGCCTTTATAAGCCAGCAAGAGCAATATTTGAATTGGGATTTTCTGGAAGATAGAGAGCTTATCAAACAACATAAACTAAACCCCGAATTAAAAATCATTGTATTGGATGAAATACATAAATATATCCGCTGGAGAACTCTCGTGAAGGGCTATTTTGATAAGTACCGGGAGACTCTTTCCATTATCGTAACCGGTTCTGCCCGTCTGGATCATTCCAGGAAAGGGGGAGATTCATTGCAGGGACGTTATTATTACTACCGCTTACATCCATTTTCCCTGCCGGAAGCAGATATGGAATTCAGACGGGAGACAACTCTGAATTTATTAAAATTGGGCGGTTTTCCGGAACCCTTCCTCTCCAAAGATGAAAGAAACCACCGACGCTGGCAAAGAGAACGGGTTTCAAGACTCATATATGAGGATTTAAGAGATTTAGAGAATGTTAAAGAACTCTCCCTCTTAGAACTTCTGGTAGATTCCCTTCCCGGCAAAGTTGGATTCACATTGTCGATCAATGCAATCAAAGAAGATTTGGAAGTATCTCCCAATACGGTTTCGAGGTGGATGGATATCCTGGAACGTATCTACTATTGTTATCGAATAGCTCCTTTTGGCTCTTCCAGAATAAGAGCGATAAAAAAAGCTAATAAGCTTTATTTATGGGATTGGTCAGAAGTTGAAAGCTCCGGGGCAAGGTTTGAGAATATGGTAGCAGGACATTTATTAAAGTACTGTCACTTCAAAGAAGATACGGAAGGATACAAAATGGAGTTAAATTTTCTTCGAGATACCGATGGTAGAGAAGTGGATTTTATTGTCCTGCAGGATAAGAAACCTATATTTGCTGTAGAATGTAAGACGGGAGAAAAAGGTCTATCCAAACATATCTCTTATTTTAAAGATCGTGTTAAAATTCCCAAATTCTATCAGGTACACCTGGGAAACACACAATACCAAGTTGGGGAGAATATTTATATTTTACCGTTCGAAGAATTTTGTAAGATGGAAAATATGGTTTAG
- a CDS encoding DUF2225 domain-containing protein, with amino-acid sequence MKSNQQQAQRKATFRSKDPVSCPICGEAHQREQMFQGGGRLIAGALTRELRRLYEKNKKFGRLNPSDYAVSVCPRCLYASFIKDWSSVNLDEINRIKQYSNDRRVFVEKILGPVDFDQDRNIVSGAASYLLAVDCYQHRLPATGPTPKKAVCAIRAAWYFEDLHNEFSQNSFDKLRDFLYQKAAIWYGKTMEIMQTGSETVDTSILGPDMDNNWGFDGVIYLNGYLSLKFRKELAASDDRRLELLVKAKRMLAKLYGSGKSSKTKPSAILDMAKESYDDLQKVIEEMGGEKKLG; translated from the coding sequence ATGAAATCAAACCAGCAACAAGCACAGAGAAAAGCAACCTTTCGTTCCAAAGACCCGGTCAGCTGTCCTATCTGCGGGGAAGCTCATCAGAGAGAACAAATGTTCCAGGGAGGGGGAAGGCTGATTGCCGGGGCCCTGACACGCGAGCTGAGAAGACTTTATGAGAAAAACAAGAAATTCGGTCGTTTAAACCCGAGTGATTACGCTGTTTCTGTCTGTCCGAGGTGTCTGTATGCTTCCTTTATTAAAGATTGGTCTTCGGTAAACCTCGATGAAATCAATCGGATTAAGCAATACAGCAATGACCGCAGGGTTTTCGTAGAGAAGATTCTGGGTCCGGTTGACTTTGACCAGGACAGGAATATTGTTTCCGGAGCAGCCTCCTATCTTTTAGCTGTCGATTGCTATCAGCATCGCCTGCCGGCTACCGGCCCTACACCCAAAAAAGCTGTCTGTGCCATCAGGGCAGCCTGGTATTTTGAAGATTTACATAATGAATTCAGTCAAAATTCCTTTGATAAACTCAGGGATTTTCTCTATCAAAAAGCTGCCATCTGGTATGGAAAAACCATGGAGATTATGCAGACCGGTTCTGAAACGGTAGACACTTCCATACTCGGACCCGATATGGACAATAACTGGGGCTTTGATGGGGTAATTTATTTAAATGGCTATTTGAGTTTAAAATTCAGAAAAGAGCTGGCAGCCTCCGATGACAGGCGACTTGAGCTCTTAGTGAAAGCCAAGCGTATGCTGGCGAAGCTTTATGGTTCAGGTAAGTCTTCCAAAACCAAGCCTTCTGCTATTCTGGATATGGCAAAGGAATCGTATGATGACTTGCAGAAGGTAATCGAAGAAATGGGTGGCGAGAAAAAGCTTGGCTAA
- the truA gene encoding tRNA pseudouridine(38-40) synthase TruA, which translates to MAKLASLIQYDGLKFHGLQRQKDEISVQQNLEEALETIFKEPVTIFAAGRTDTGVHARGMLVSYSAPSDIYNFYSFHRSVNALTDKGMSMLASKYMPEDFHAQFACTEREYEYHFLNTPQPYPLLENRAYFCRRRVDIQRLQEEITLLKGTFDFTGISKKASLQYKSSTIREIKEIELKEVPPYAGYYLIRIRGNSFLHNMIRILVGTLFDICSGKMGNQTIVDVIKKKDRTLAGKTLPPEGLYFCHAYYEKFPEIEELYREVSIP; encoded by the coding sequence TTGGCTAAGCTGGCTTCTCTTATCCAGTATGACGGGTTAAAATTTCACGGGCTTCAAAGACAAAAAGACGAAATCAGTGTTCAACAGAACTTAGAAGAAGCCCTCGAAACCATTTTCAAAGAACCGGTAACAATTTTTGCTGCCGGCAGAACCGACACAGGAGTCCATGCCCGCGGGATGCTAGTAAGTTATTCCGCTCCTTCTGATATATACAATTTCTATAGTTTTCACCGTTCTGTAAATGCTCTTACCGATAAAGGCATGAGTATGCTGGCATCTAAATATATGCCGGAAGATTTCCATGCTCAGTTTGCCTGCACGGAGCGAGAATACGAATACCACTTTCTGAATACTCCTCAGCCTTATCCCCTTTTAGAGAACCGGGCCTACTTTTGTAGAAGACGGGTAGACATTCAACGCTTACAGGAAGAAATTACTCTTCTGAAAGGTACCTTTGATTTTACAGGTATCAGTAAAAAAGCTTCCCTGCAATATAAATCGAGTACCATTCGGGAAATCAAAGAGATCGAGTTAAAAGAAGTTCCTCCTTATGCCGGTTATTACCTGATTCGTATCCGGGGGAATAGCTTTTTGCATAATATGATTCGCATCCTTGTCGGAACCTTATTTGATATTTGTTCCGGAAAAATGGGAAATCAGACAATTGTTGATGTCATCAAAAAAAAAGATAGAACTCTCGCCGGTAAAACTCTCCCGCCTGAAGGCTTGTATTTCTGCCATGCCTACTATGAAAAATTCCCGGAAATTGAGGAACTTTACAGGGAAGTTTCTATTCCATAA
- a CDS encoding dihydrofolate reductase yields the protein MKVQYYTAVSLDGYIADENHSLDWLFQFDADKESTYPEFIKNVGALAMGSSTYEYILKNYIYQDPNNPKDWPHREPTYVFTSRQFDPLPDANIHFVKGDVRPVYDKMKQAAEGKNIWIAGGGGLAAQFYEAGLLNELMLTLTPVILGKGASLFEGKIISPPLQATHVKLQDCGLIELNFYIPQTNSFFEE from the coding sequence ATGAAGGTTCAATATTATACTGCGGTCAGTCTCGACGGTTACATTGCTGATGAAAACCATTCTCTTGATTGGCTTTTCCAGTTCGATGCTGATAAGGAAAGCACCTACCCGGAGTTCATAAAAAATGTAGGAGCTTTAGCCATGGGTTCATCTACCTATGAGTATATTCTTAAAAACTATATTTACCAGGACCCGAATAATCCGAAAGATTGGCCACACCGGGAACCGACTTATGTATTTACCTCAAGGCAATTTGATCCACTTCCTGATGCGAATATACATTTCGTGAAAGGCGATGTAAGACCTGTTTATGATAAGATGAAGCAAGCAGCCGAAGGAAAGAATATCTGGATAGCCGGTGGAGGAGGATTGGCCGCACAATTCTACGAGGCCGGTTTACTCAATGAACTTATGCTTACCCTAACACCCGTTATCTTAGGAAAAGGTGCTTCTCTTTTTGAAGGAAAAATTATATCACCTCCTCTTCAAGCCACTCATGTAAAATTACAGGATTGCGGGCTTATTGAGCTGAATTTCTATATACCGCAAACTAATTCTTTTTTTGAAGAATAG
- a CDS encoding GNAT family N-acetyltransferase, producing the protein MAIILEDKTRTSTRQLEVRLAEDQYELEQALALRYEVFNLEMGEGLPQSRESQKDRDEYDYHCEHLIVLDKTNQNKIVGTYRILKREVARKTIGFYSENEFSLKKLYEMKDEVAEVGRSCVHKDYRGGTTISLLWIGFGQYMKENNIRYLMGCGSVHSTSAETASEVYAYLKHQNAIIREDLCIEPLPSCILPGFNPDYPIQNLRETTKKIPPLIKGYLRLGAKMSGKPALDAVFGTTDFFIFFDRNEINSRYGKHYLGQ; encoded by the coding sequence ATGGCAATTATTTTAGAAGACAAAACAAGAACCAGCACCCGGCAACTCGAAGTTCGGCTCGCCGAAGACCAGTATGAACTGGAGCAAGCTCTGGCTCTTCGATATGAAGTTTTTAACCTCGAAATGGGAGAAGGCCTGCCTCAATCCAGGGAGAGTCAGAAGGACAGGGATGAATACGATTACCATTGCGAACACCTGATTGTTCTGGATAAAACGAATCAGAATAAAATCGTAGGAACCTATCGTATCTTAAAAAGAGAAGTAGCCAGAAAAACAATCGGTTTCTATTCTGAAAACGAATTCAGTCTGAAAAAACTCTACGAGATGAAAGATGAAGTGGCCGAAGTTGGAAGAAGCTGTGTTCACAAAGACTATAGAGGTGGAACTACCATTTCACTACTCTGGATAGGCTTCGGACAATATATGAAGGAAAACAACATCCGCTACTTAATGGGCTGCGGTTCTGTCCACTCTACCAGCGCTGAAACTGCTTCAGAAGTTTATGCCTATTTGAAGCACCAGAATGCTATCATACGAGAAGATTTATGTATTGAACCCTTACCTTCCTGCATTTTACCGGGATTTAATCCTGATTACCCGATTCAAAATCTGAGAGAAACAACGAAGAAAATTCCTCCTCTGATTAAGGGCTATCTTCGCCTGGGAGCCAAAATGAGCGGAAAACCGGCTCTGGATGCCGTTTTTGGAACAACGGACTTCTTTATTTTCTTTGATAGAAATGAAATTAACTCGAGATACGGAAAACACTACCTCGGTCAATGA
- a CDS encoding 1-acyl-sn-glycerol-3-phosphate acyltransferase, whose protein sequence is MATMNPLNYLSKGMEGHSSSYKRLVVSSYVKVLPLMLTTASPHLIKGLYYSFRKKEEDKYHEFLKGAKCWGKMIMNSTKTRLELENIDKIPDKGHFIFLNHINELDFPFDSYVLEKPYLANQHIKNTYFAYWWMKSMGSQVFDSTRKRTIAMSVRNLVAGLKTTSYIVYPEGHNSYTEEIKPLKKGMIKLAYDMKVPIYLLIKSGVTQFQQKSKGNTLAYKGLGIIQPQNYGSWEELQAEILRLMQENKKALDEKLGLKAKEPAV, encoded by the coding sequence ATGGCTACAATGAATCCACTAAATTACCTTTCAAAAGGCATGGAAGGCCACAGTTCTTCCTACAAACGCCTGGTTGTAAGTTCTTATGTGAAAGTTCTTCCTTTGATGCTTACTACTGCTTCTCCTCATTTAATAAAAGGTCTTTACTATTCTTTTCGTAAAAAGGAAGAAGATAAATACCATGAGTTTTTAAAAGGTGCTAAATGCTGGGGGAAAATGATTATGAATTCAACGAAAACCCGGCTGGAATTAGAAAATATCGATAAGATACCGGATAAGGGGCACTTTATTTTCTTGAATCATATCAACGAATTGGATTTTCCTTTCGATTCGTATGTGCTGGAAAAACCCTATCTGGCCAATCAGCACATCAAGAATACCTATTTTGCTTACTGGTGGATGAAATCTATGGGTTCACAGGTCTTTGATTCAACCCGTAAACGAACCATTGCTATGTCGGTTAGAAATCTGGTTGCCGGTTTAAAAACAACGAGTTATATTGTCTACCCGGAAGGACACAATAGCTACACAGAAGAAATTAAACCCCTGAAGAAAGGAATGATAAAGCTGGCGTATGACATGAAAGTTCCTATTTATCTGCTGATAAAATCGGGAGTTACCCAGTTCCAGCAGAAGAGTAAGGGGAATACTCTGGCCTATAAGGGTCTTGGCATTATCCAACCCCAGAATTATGGAAGCTGGGAAGAACTTCAGGCTGAAATCTTACGCCTTATGCAGGAGAATAAGAAAGCTCTCGATGAAAAACTCGGACTGAAAGCGAAAGAACCGGCAGTTTAA
- a CDS encoding type 1 glutamine amidotransferase yields MKPEILIVKNLSREGPGLLEVILKEYGILYHLVDLDQGNDFPVVENYKALVVLGGPDSANDDTGKMKIELSRIRDVIANKIPYLGICLGLQTLVKAAGGKILKSPVREIGFLDPEGKPFTVELTDTGKKDPLFEGLNHSFHVFHLHGETVELSSDMSLLAKGKFCQNQIAKVGERAYGIQCHFELTKEMFEVWIDEDTDLLSLNTEELRKHFQSIHEEYERVGKQLFKNFLKLSGFIE; encoded by the coding sequence ATGAAGCCGGAAATACTGATAGTGAAAAACCTAAGCCGGGAAGGCCCCGGGCTTTTGGAAGTTATACTAAAAGAATATGGGATACTTTATCATCTGGTTGATCTGGATCAGGGAAATGATTTTCCCGTAGTCGAAAACTATAAAGCCCTTGTGGTTCTCGGTGGACCGGATAGTGCCAATGATGATACGGGAAAAATGAAAATAGAATTAAGTCGTATCCGAGACGTTATAGCAAATAAAATTCCTTATCTCGGAATTTGTCTTGGACTTCAAACTCTTGTAAAAGCAGCCGGTGGGAAAATACTAAAAAGCCCGGTAAGAGAAATAGGCTTTCTGGATCCGGAAGGTAAGCCTTTTACAGTAGAACTTACAGATACAGGAAAAAAAGATCCGCTATTTGAAGGATTAAATCACAGCTTTCATGTATTTCACTTACACGGAGAAACGGTAGAACTCAGTTCCGATATGAGTCTATTAGCGAAAGGTAAATTTTGTCAGAACCAGATAGCAAAAGTCGGAGAAAGAGCTTATGGGATTCAATGTCATTTTGAATTAACAAAAGAAATGTTTGAAGTCTGGATAGACGAAGATACAGACCTTTTAAGTCTCAACACAGAAGAATTACGAAAACACTTTCAATCGATTCATGAGGAATATGAACGGGTGGGCAAACAACTATTTAAGAATTTTCTAAAATTATCAGGCTTTATAGAATGA